A genomic segment from Janibacter sp. DB-40 encodes:
- a CDS encoding TIGR03936 family radical SAM-associated protein codes for MAKQRTPEGPPPQPPVQKLRIQYARRGRLRYSSTRDFGRALERALRRSGVPMAYSAGFHPHPKISYANGAPTGAASEAEYFEISVTEQVDPAAVAAALDEALPEGLDIVTVVEARPGSLADRLQASRWELRFPGVEPAELETAVAGFLAEERIEVERMFKRGMKSYDARGPVEWARTGVAEDGCAILKMVVRHTTPAVRPDDVLSAITAATSFAPPRSPIATRLAQGIWSSETESVADPLATD; via the coding sequence ATGGCCAAGCAACGCACCCCCGAGGGGCCGCCCCCGCAGCCGCCGGTCCAGAAGCTGCGCATCCAGTACGCCCGGCGCGGGCGGCTGCGCTACTCCTCGACCCGTGACTTCGGTCGGGCGCTGGAGCGGGCGCTGCGCCGCTCCGGGGTGCCGATGGCCTACTCGGCCGGGTTCCACCCGCACCCGAAGATCTCCTACGCCAACGGTGCCCCCACGGGGGCGGCGAGCGAGGCGGAGTACTTCGAGATCTCGGTGACCGAGCAGGTCGACCCTGCCGCCGTGGCCGCGGCCCTGGACGAGGCGCTGCCCGAGGGCCTGGACATCGTCACGGTCGTCGAGGCGCGCCCGGGTTCGCTCGCGGACCGGCTGCAGGCCAGTCGCTGGGAGCTGCGCTTCCCGGGCGTGGAGCCGGCGGAGCTGGAGACGGCGGTCGCCGGATTCCTCGCCGAGGAGCGCATCGAGGTCGAGCGGATGTTCAAGAGGGGGATGAAGTCCTACGACGCGCGCGGGCCGGTCGAGTGGGCGCGTACCGGGGTCGCCGAGGACGGCTGTGCGATACTGAAGATGGTCGTGCGGCACACCACACCTGCCGTACGCCCCGACGACGTCCTCAGCGCGATCACCGCTGCCACCTCGTTCGCGCCGCCGCGGTCGCCGATCGCGACCCGGTTGGCGCAGGGGATCTGGAGCAGCGAGACCGAGAGCGTGGCCGATCCACTGGCCACCGACTGA